GGGATAAGTATTTCCGGATTCGTTGCGTCGTTGGAAAGAACAATTAATACTCCCCGATATGTTTCATCATCTTCCAAATCCGTTGCATCGAACGTTAGTGTAACACGTTTGAATCCTGGTCCGTCAATCGAATCAATCACAATATTGTGCGAAAGCCATGGAACATCGCCAAACGGGTCAAATCCTAATGAGGTGTGTCCCGTGTTCGGAATAATATCAAAAGAAGAAGGAGGATTTCCTCCCAAACTATCTGCCCAATAATATGCGCTTCCGACCAAATTCATATTGCCGTCATCATTTCCTAAAACATTAAGGTTGAGAGAAAACGAAACAGAACTGTCGCTTTCAACTTGTGCCGCACCGGGGAAGATTGCCGGATTTCCTCCGCCTATATTATCGAAAACGATAACAGAATTGGGGGGAATTCCGAAATTTGTTATTGGCGGAATAACGACGAACACATCATACTCTGCGCCGATATCTCCCTGATAAATTCCAATGCCAACTGTGCCTGTTTCCGGATTTTGGTCTGTATCAAACGCATACGCAATAGTTAAACTATCCGCATCAATCGGGTAATAGAATTTCATACTCATGAAAATAGAATTATCGTTTTGTTCGCCGTAGATTGCTCGAATATCCGGATGAATGGATAAACCGATTACATCACCAAGCGAATCCTCAGCAAGTTCATCGGTACGAACAGCATTTGTATTCTGCATTGATTGATGTAGGTGTTGAGAAAAAAAAGAACGTTGCAACGATTCTTTCAGTTGTTTTCCAAAATTATTTCTGTCGAACTTGTTGAGAACAGTATGTTTGGTATTTCGGGAAGATGGAACACCATTCACATCATCAATAGTGAAATACAGTTTTCCAGTTCCTGTATTGGCAATATCCAAAAACTCTGTTGCAAGAGAATCCACATCCAATAACACGACGATGCTGTCTCTATTAACAGAAATAAAAGCATTTTCCGAACGCAGCGGAATTGTTTTTTGAACAAAACTCTGTTCGGGAATTTGCACTTCGATGGTATCCGTAAAATATCCAAGTCGGGAAACAATAAGCGTATGAACTCCAGCATTTGTTTTCAACAAAAAATTCCCGGCAACCGAATACGTTGTTTTATGCGCTTCAACAAAATGCACACTCGCATCGGAAAGCGTATCTCCCGAAGTTTCGTCAACAACCGTTCCGAGAATTCCTCCCCACGCAACCGTATCGAAGGAAAACACATATAATCCGCTTTGAATATCGGACACGACAAAATTTCCCGAAGGAAAATGCGGATACACTCCCCAATCGCCAACAAATTCATTGCCTGGTTGCGGATAGGTATCATAGTAACCGACCTCAACAGGTTCAGCAGGATTGGAAATATCAAGCACTTTTACTCCTTCTGCATAATGAGAAAGATACGCATACGTGCCGTTAACGTGAACGTTATGAGCAATTTGTGTAACGTCGCCAATGTATTCGGAAGTTAGGAACGTGAACTCATCGTTCGTTGTATCCGTATCGTACAACACTTCAATATTCCAAGTTTTCATCGTTGCTCCGGTAATTTCATCTGTTGTGTAGAGGTATTTATTATCCATTGAAACGGAAGCATTGTGAGAAAATCCGTTGGGATAAGTTATTGCGCGAAGGAGTCTGGGATGCGCGGGGTCAGAAATTTTCCAAATGTCAACGTGTCCGCTTTGATATATGTTACTTGCAAATAATAATCCGTTGCGAATGTATGTATCGTGAGCATATCGCTGTGCCATTGTTGCAACGGAAGTTGGATTTTCAGGATTTCCTAAAGATAAAATGCGAATGCCGCCTTGTTCTCCGATCGTTCCTGCAGTTGAAGTTCCTCCCTGAATGTATAAATATGGAGTTGTCGTATCAATGGAAACCGTATGCGCGCGCGCATTGGAAGAGGTAACTCCGGGCCACCGATAGTTCTGTACTAAATGAGCCGAATCGGGTAAGTATTGTAAGTCAATAATTTGTAATCCACTGAGTGAATTTGGCTGCGTGTGTTCGCTGACAACATAAGCATAGTGCGAATATGTTTTTATTTCACGCCATATAGTTCCGCTTGCAGTTGGTCCAGGAATCATATCAACTTCTGTTGGTTGCTGCGGATTCGTGATATCAATGATGGAAGTACCTTGATTATGTCCGAGAAGAACATACTCTTTTCCATTAGGAGACGTCCATCCCCAAATGTTGGAATAGACGTTGTAATCGTCTTTGTGGGAAAGCAATGTAATGTTGTTATTGATTCCCGGTTCGTATTGCGCGAACGTTGTATTTGTTAAAAATACAATGCATAAAAGTGAAAGAAGATATTTCATACAACTATTGTGTTTCGTTTGTAGTGTAAATGACTGAATAAAAAAACTTCTGTGGTTGATACGTTTAGATGATTATTCTTCTTCGTACGGTAATTTTGGTTCGACAAAAATTACTTTTTCGCGTTCGATATAGACTGTTCCTTCTTTTACTCCTTTCGGTTTGCGCACATATTTTCGTTCGCAATACGCAACGGGAACATTGGTTGCTTTTCGCATTTTGCTATAATACGCAGCAATACTTGCAGTTTCAAGAATTGTTTCTTTCGGTATTTGTACATTTTTATTTTTCACTCGTAAAACGACGTGACTTCCTCCCCCGCCGCGCGCATGGAACCATAGATCGTTCGGTTGCGAATGATGCAACGTAAGTTCATCATTGTTAGCGCTGTTTTTTCCCGCCCAAACTTCGTAACCACCGCTCACGGTGAAAACACGAAATGGAATTCTTGTCTCTTCCTTTTCCGATGGTTTTGAAATTCCTAAATCTTTCAATTCGCTTTCTCTTGTTTTCATAAAATCATTCAGCGCATCAACAGTACGTATTTCCGTAATTGCAGCAAGTATTTTTTCAACTGCGTTCTTTTGCATATCGAACGTAGATTTTCTTTTTCCCATTTCTTCGAACGCTCTTTTTGTTTGTTTCACTTTTTCAAAGTATCGTTCTGCGTTTTCAACCGGTGATAATTTTTCTTCAAGTGGAATAACAATCGTTATTCCTGAATTTTCAAAATCCGATAACGTTATCTCTTTCATTCCCCTGTGAAGCAGGGAAAGATTTGCAAGCAATAATTCCGCACGATACTGATATTCTTTGACTTTTGAATTTTCAGAAAGTTGCTTTTGTATCGCAAGCAATGAACGGGAAATTTTTGCTTCTTTGCTTTTCAATGAAGAATGAAGCGAATGTTGGAGTTCTAAAAAACGCGCTTCAATTCGTTTCAAAGAAATGTATGCGTGTATTCCTTCGCTGATAGTAAGATATTTTTTTTCATCATACGATGAATAGATATTTAACGGAATGATGGAAAAATCTTTGATGTTGTTGTTTTGAAAATAAATACGTGAACGTGGATTTTGACATTCGTTGAGAACGTCCATATAAGCGTTGTAGAGAATATGGCGTTCTTCATGTGTAATATCACGAACAAAAATTTCTTCCGAAAGACGCGAACGAAAACAGAGTTCTCTCACCAACAACGAACCGAGTGAAGAAAATGTTTTTTTTAATACAGTAAAAAGTGAAACGGAATCGTATGATTGCAATTGCAGTTCAAACTCTGCCAAAGAAATGATGCTTGGTGCATGGTGTTTGTTTTCCAAAAGAAATTGTTTTCCTGTTTGTTCGTCTTCTGTGAAGAATACATCGCACACAAAACTGTTTTCATCAAGAAGAAACACATTGGCTTTCGCGCCAACCATTGCGCACCATAGTTGTTTTCCCGATGAAAGTGTTATGACAAAAATTCTATCTTCCTTATGCAGAAAACATCGTTTCAACTGTTCTCCTTGTATTTCAGGAAAAACGTCAACCGTGTTTTTTTTTGCGCGAAAA
This genomic window from Ignavibacteria bacterium contains:
- a CDS encoding choice-of-anchor B family protein, whose translation is MKYLLSLLCIVFLTNTTFAQYEPGINNNITLLSHKDDYNVYSNIWGWTSPNGKEYVLLGHNQGTSIIDITNPQQPTEVDMIPGPTASGTIWREIKTYSHYAYVVSEHTQPNSLSGLQIIDLQYLPDSAHLVQNYRWPGVTSSNARAHTVSIDTTTPYLYIQGGTSTAGTIGEQGGIRILSLGNPENPTSVATMAQRYAHDTYIRNGLLFASNIYQSGHVDIWKISDPAHPRLLRAITYPNGFSHNASVSMDNKYLYTTDEITGATMKTWNIEVLYDTDTTNDEFTFLTSEYIGDVTQIAHNVHVNGTYAYLSHYAEGVKVLDISNPAEPVEVGYYDTYPQPGNEFVGDWGVYPHFPSGNFVVSDIQSGLYVFSFDTVAWGGILGTVVDETSGDTLSDASVHFVEAHKTTYSVAGNFLLKTNAGVHTLIVSRLGYFTDTIEVQIPEQSFVQKTIPLRSENAFISVNRDSIVVLLDVDSLATEFLDIANTGTGKLYFTIDDVNGVPSSRNTKHTVLNKFDRNNFGKQLKESLQRSFFSQHLHQSMQNTNAVRTDELAEDSLGDVIGLSIHPDIRAIYGEQNDNSIFMSMKFYYPIDADSLTIAYAFDTDQNPETGTVGIGIYQGDIGAEYDVFVVIPPITNFGIPPNSVIVFDNIGGGNPAIFPGAAQVESDSSVSFSLNLNVLGNDDGNMNLVGSAYYWADSLGGNPPSSFDIIPNTGHTSLGFDPFGDVPWLSHNIVIDSIDGPGFKRVTLTFDATDLEDDETYRGVLIVLSNDATNPEILIPLVLTTNDIVSVNDDKNISNKFGLEQNYPNPFNPTTTIRFEIPVGAIHELPLQTTLKIYDMLGREVSELLSNKVMEAGMHEVEFDARELPSGVYFYRISVTQLADASKLRYTETKKLVLMK
- a CDS encoding DUF814 domain-containing protein; this encodes MLNHYFTLLQLSKELDAECTESTVEEIFTQHKNELVITFSKNTIERSLVVNCSAKNNHIYSRGKFFRAKKNTVDVFPEIQGEQLKRCFLHKEDRIFVITLSSGKQLWCAMVGAKANVFLLDENSFVCDVFFTEDEQTGKQFLLENKHHAPSIISLAEFELQLQSYDSVSLFTVLKKTFSSLGSLLVRELCFRSRLSEEIFVRDITHEERHILYNAYMDVLNECQNPRSRIYFQNNNIKDFSIIPLNIYSSYDEKKYLTISEGIHAYISLKRIEARFLELQHSLHSSLKSKEAKISRSLLAIQKQLSENSKVKEYQYRAELLLANLSLLHRGMKEITLSDFENSGITIVIPLEEKLSPVENAERYFEKVKQTKRAFEEMGKRKSTFDMQKNAVEKILAAITEIRTVDALNDFMKTRESELKDLGISKPSEKEETRIPFRVFTVSGGYEVWAGKNSANNDELTLHHSQPNDLWFHARGGGGSHVVLRVKNKNVQIPKETILETASIAAYYSKMRKATNVPVAYCERKYVRKPKGVKEGTVYIEREKVIFVEPKLPYEEE